The following are from one region of the Pseudodesulfovibrio piezophilus C1TLV30 genome:
- the aroL gene encoding shikimate kinase AroL — translation MNIFLIGPRACGKTRIGRLLANSLGAEFVDTDHFFVDMVGMEIAPYVERYGWEGFREMETEALASVSTGGRRVIGCGGGIVLRESNRAILASGVAVYLKTAPEVLVHRLQRDPHEAQRPSLTGHSVVDEVASVLSERAALYEGCADIIAPEGEPDDIVKFIKREILLLS, via the coding sequence ATGAACATATTTCTTATTGGCCCTCGGGCATGCGGTAAGACTCGTATCGGTCGTCTTTTGGCGAATTCTCTGGGTGCAGAATTTGTCGATACGGATCATTTTTTTGTAGACATGGTTGGAATGGAGATCGCCCCTTACGTCGAAAGATACGGGTGGGAAGGGTTCAGGGAGATGGAAACAGAGGCTTTGGCATCTGTTTCTACGGGTGGACGTCGAGTTATCGGATGTGGCGGTGGCATTGTTTTACGCGAGTCAAATCGCGCTATCCTTGCATCCGGGGTGGCTGTTTACTTGAAGACTGCTCCTGAGGTTCTTGTCCACAGACTTCAGCGTGACCCTCATGAAGCGCAACGGCCTTCATTAACCGGCCATTCAGTGGTTGACGAAGTCGCATCAGTCCTGTCAGAACGTGCAGCCCTCTACGAAGGGTGTGCCGATATTATCGCGCCAGAAGGTGAACCGGACGATATTGTCAAGTTTATCAAACGTGAAATCCTCCTGCTTTCCTGA
- a CDS encoding dihydrolipoyl dehydrogenase family protein, whose protein sequence is MTYDLIVIGAGPGGFDAAVAGAEKGLKVALVEKKLLGGTCLNWGCIPTKLWLGATTAIDELHNQAKMKVASGEVSIAFPALQARVQKHLAGTRKAMGAQLKKLGIDLLEGIGTLKGTGEISVATKDGKITATYKDLIIATGSQPLFFPGLEPDGECILDSNMFLGVEEMPSSLIVVGAGFIGIEMAQVAHRMGAKVTLIDAMDRVAPLEDPEVSKALQSTFKRWKWDVLLEKRVAGVQTIDGKGVLTLDNRDKIEADLILVAVGRGPVTGGMALAEAGVERQFNKIEVDENLQAAPNIYAIGDVNGIIQLAHAASHQAHYVVSRITGKTDLPYESGPVPSVLYGAPEVMRVGLTENEAFLSDYETTETSKAQLAANPMAQAHAATQGFVKVVWSNGTVVGITAVGHDVSRLCVAATMIVQQAWTAKDIHKTIFPHPSLDESLLMALKAERKKTA, encoded by the coding sequence ATGACTTATGATCTGATTGTCATAGGCGCTGGTCCCGGAGGATTTGATGCAGCTGTGGCTGGTGCCGAAAAAGGCTTGAAGGTTGCACTGGTCGAAAAAAAGCTTCTTGGCGGTACCTGCCTCAACTGGGGATGCATCCCGACCAAACTTTGGCTGGGGGCGACGACGGCCATTGACGAATTGCATAACCAGGCGAAAATGAAAGTCGCATCTGGAGAAGTAAGCATTGCCTTTCCAGCACTCCAGGCACGGGTGCAGAAACACCTGGCCGGAACGCGCAAGGCCATGGGGGCACAGCTCAAGAAACTCGGCATCGACCTGCTCGAAGGGATCGGAACCCTGAAAGGCACAGGAGAAATCTCAGTGGCAACCAAGGATGGGAAAATCACTGCCACGTACAAAGACCTGATCATTGCCACAGGGTCACAACCACTTTTCTTCCCTGGCCTCGAGCCGGATGGAGAGTGCATTCTTGATTCAAACATGTTCCTTGGTGTGGAAGAGATGCCCTCTTCACTCATTGTTGTCGGGGCAGGTTTCATAGGGATAGAAATGGCACAGGTTGCACACCGCATGGGTGCCAAAGTAACACTTATTGATGCCATGGATCGAGTTGCTCCATTGGAAGACCCTGAAGTTTCCAAGGCGCTTCAATCCACATTCAAACGCTGGAAATGGGACGTTCTCCTTGAAAAACGCGTGGCCGGAGTCCAAACTATTGATGGCAAGGGCGTTCTAACGCTCGATAACCGCGACAAGATCGAAGCGGACCTGATCCTTGTGGCAGTGGGCCGTGGCCCTGTTACTGGCGGCATGGCATTGGCGGAAGCTGGAGTTGAACGACAATTCAACAAGATCGAGGTTGACGAAAACCTTCAGGCAGCCCCCAATATCTATGCTATCGGTGACGTAAACGGCATCATTCAGTTGGCCCATGCAGCTTCTCATCAGGCACATTATGTTGTCTCTCGCATTACAGGCAAAACCGATCTGCCATATGAATCAGGACCGGTCCCCAGCGTGCTCTATGGCGCGCCGGAAGTCATGCGCGTAGGGTTGACAGAGAATGAAGCATTCCTTTCCGATTATGAAACGACGGAAACCTCAAAAGCTCAACTGGCAGCCAATCCCATGGCTCAGGCACACGCGGCCACACAGGGATTTGTCAAGGTTGTCTGGTCCAATGGTACAGTTGTCGGCATTACGGCGGTGGGACATGATGTATCACGACTCTGTGTGGCTGCCACCATGATCGTCCAACAAGCCTGGACCGCAAAAGATATCCACAAGACCATTTTCCCGCACCCGTCCCTGGACGAGTCGCTGCTGATGGCACTCAAAGCTGAAAGGAAGAAAACAGCATGA
- the aroC gene encoding chorismate synthase: protein MHGNIFGEIFTLSTFGESHGPGLGGIIDGCPSGIPLDESMLQLELDRRKPGQGGIASTARQEADHVRILSGVFEGMTTGTPIGFTVENTDQRSRDYSKIKDVFRPGHADFTLNGKFGFRDYRGGGRSSGRETVSRVAGGAVAQELLRSEGIAIFAYTVELGGIAADILDFEGAQDRPYFSPDPKAPALWEERIKDVKSQGDTLGGVVEVRATSVPVGLGEPVFGKLDARLAHALMSVGAVKGVEIGSGMQAARSLGSENNDAIGPEGFLSNNSGGVLGGISSGQDIVARAYIKPIPSISREQQTVTTHGEPTRINIGGRHDIAAIPRINPVLKAMMALTIADLLLLDRRLGVRA, encoded by the coding sequence ATGCACGGAAACATTTTTGGAGAAATATTCACCCTGAGCACATTCGGTGAATCCCATGGTCCCGGTTTGGGCGGCATCATTGACGGTTGTCCATCAGGTATCCCACTCGATGAATCCATGCTTCAGCTGGAGCTTGATCGGCGAAAACCCGGGCAGGGCGGGATTGCTTCAACAGCCCGGCAGGAGGCGGACCATGTCAGAATTCTTTCAGGAGTTTTTGAAGGAATGACAACCGGTACCCCTATTGGTTTTACTGTTGAAAACACAGACCAGCGTTCCCGTGACTATTCCAAGATCAAGGATGTTTTTCGTCCGGGCCATGCTGACTTTACACTCAATGGAAAGTTTGGATTTCGTGACTATCGTGGCGGTGGACGATCCTCGGGAAGGGAAACTGTCTCGCGAGTGGCTGGAGGAGCCGTAGCTCAGGAGCTTTTGCGTTCGGAAGGAATTGCCATTTTTGCCTACACCGTTGAGTTAGGGGGGATAGCGGCAGATATTCTTGATTTTGAGGGAGCACAGGACAGACCTTATTTCAGCCCTGACCCAAAAGCACCGGCTCTTTGGGAAGAAAGAATCAAGGATGTCAAATCCCAGGGGGACACCCTCGGTGGTGTGGTCGAGGTCCGTGCGACATCTGTTCCCGTGGGACTGGGGGAGCCTGTTTTCGGCAAACTTGATGCTCGTCTGGCCCATGCTCTTATGTCTGTCGGGGCCGTGAAAGGTGTCGAAATCGGCTCTGGTATGCAGGCGGCTCGATCTTTGGGGAGTGAAAACAATGATGCCATCGGACCTGAAGGATTCTTGTCAAATAATTCTGGTGGAGTGCTAGGCGGAATTTCTTCGGGACAGGATATTGTAGCCAGGGCCTATATCAAGCCCATACCGTCCATTTCTCGCGAGCAGCAGACTGTGACGACCCATGGAGAGCCAACACGAATTAATATCGGAGGGCGTCATGACATTGCAGCGATCCCACGCATCAATCCTGTACTCAAGGCGATGATGGCACTGACCATTGCCGACCTTCTGCTTCTTGACCGCAGGCTTGGAGTGCGTGCCTAG
- a CDS encoding rhodanese-like domain-containing protein has translation MLERIKHFEDKIHYELDSWDHDEALKSDEKVTVTDTRSAAAYVKGYIPGALTLPHRDMNNKTNAELNRDTVYITNCDE, from the coding sequence ATGCTGGAACGGATCAAACACTTCGAAGACAAAATTCACTATGAATTGGATTCATGGGACCATGATGAAGCGCTCAAGAGCGACGAGAAAGTAACGGTCACGGATACGCGATCAGCAGCCGCATACGTAAAAGGGTATATTCCCGGAGCACTCACACTCCCGCATCGTGACATGAATAATAAAACAAATGCAGAGCTGAATAGAGATACTGTCTACATCACAAATTGTGATGAATAG
- a CDS encoding potassium channel family protein has translation MAGKMEIGVIGLGKFGFSLAEALANLGHDVVGVDLNDEHVRRAQDKLAQVFQADATDEKALEQIGFKDLEKVIVSTGSSMEASLLVVLNLQALGVKNIWVKAISEKHERVLYKLGVPYVVFPEAFVAFQLAHRLTTPGIHDYLGLGADVVTREILIDRWAGKTLRDLDLTNRYQVQVVAYRKNGEADFSFVPRADKRFEEGDVIVLIGKTQDVLQIEKF, from the coding sequence ATGGCTGGAAAAATGGAAATTGGGGTTATCGGGCTCGGGAAATTCGGTTTTTCTCTTGCGGAAGCCCTTGCCAACCTTGGCCATGATGTTGTCGGTGTGGATCTGAATGACGAACATGTTCGTCGTGCGCAAGATAAGTTGGCGCAAGTTTTTCAGGCTGATGCCACAGATGAGAAAGCGCTGGAGCAAATCGGTTTCAAGGACTTGGAAAAGGTTATTGTTTCGACCGGATCATCCATGGAAGCCAGTCTGTTAGTTGTCTTGAATCTGCAAGCCCTGGGTGTCAAAAACATATGGGTGAAGGCGATCAGCGAAAAGCATGAGCGGGTACTCTATAAACTCGGGGTTCCTTATGTTGTTTTTCCTGAGGCATTTGTCGCCTTCCAATTGGCACACCGCCTCACGACTCCGGGGATTCACGATTATCTCGGCTTGGGTGCGGATGTGGTCACCAGGGAGATTCTGATTGACCGTTGGGCCGGGAAAACATTGCGAGACCTGGATTTGACCAACCGATATCAGGTTCAGGTCGTGGCCTACAGAAAGAATGGTGAAGCGGATTTCAGTTTTGTCCCAAGAGCGGACAAAAGATTCGAAGAAGGGGATGTCATCGTCCTGATAGGCAAGACACAAGATGTCTTGCAGATAGAAAAATTTTAG
- a CDS encoding type I restriction enzyme HsdR N-terminal domain-containing protein, with protein MHETSLGGTLRDYLTGEEIDETTFEEFRQALGRFLVEEKGYPLQQIKGKVKLRYCIDGEEYERPLDFVVYDKMGRPVLVILFCSGEVGSYERETVCAGRLLDGGPVAYALVTDTMDASLIDVMTGEVIARSMNAVPNYEDLLQMTHEVETRPLTEEQREKQTRVFHTYCGFLYGTCCSESCSLPPK; from the coding sequence ATGCATGAGACAAGTTTAGGCGGTACACTCAGAGATTATTTGACAGGAGAAGAAATTGACGAAACCACATTCGAGGAATTTCGACAAGCTTTGGGACGATTTTTGGTAGAAGAAAAAGGGTATCCTCTGCAACAGATAAAGGGGAAAGTGAAATTACGCTACTGCATTGATGGCGAAGAGTATGAGCGCCCATTGGATTTCGTTGTGTATGATAAAATGGGGAGACCTGTTCTGGTTATCCTTTTTTGTTCAGGAGAAGTCGGGAGTTATGAGCGGGAAACTGTGTGTGCTGGACGCCTTCTTGATGGCGGTCCTGTTGCTTACGCATTGGTGACCGACACCATGGATGCCTCTTTGATAGATGTCATGACAGGTGAAGTCATAGCTCGGTCCATGAATGCGGTCCCAAACTATGAGGATCTGCTTCAGATGACCCATGAGGTAGAAACACGCCCTCTGACTGAAGAGCAACGAGAAAAGCAAACCCGAGTCTTTCATACCTATTGTGGATTTTTGTATGGAACCTGTTGTAGTGAATCATGTTCTTTACCCCCAAAATGA
- a CDS encoding 4Fe-4S domain-containing protein: MREVALELGDCRLCQGCTELNPDIFEWDEVLDMPYVCRSEVTEEEVRDIMNACPEGCIVFVDC, from the coding sequence ATGCGAGAGGTTGCCCTTGAGTTAGGCGATTGCCGCTTATGCCAAGGATGTACTGAGTTGAATCCGGATATTTTCGAATGGGACGAAGTGCTCGATATGCCTTATGTTTGCCGCTCCGAAGTGACGGAAGAAGAGGTACGCGATATTATGAATGCATGCCCTGAAGGATGTATCGTTTTCGTGGATTGCTAA
- a CDS encoding YhcH/YjgK/YiaL family protein: protein MIIDILKNASDYVALNPHFAKAFAFLNREDLADLEVGRHDVDGQNVYAVVAKGHGRKAEEALIETHDHYIDIQFVLRGTDSIGWKARHDLGPTIQASDPRSDVDFYEDPPTHWTDITPGMLGIYFPEDGHMPMISEGELHKVIVKVAMK, encoded by the coding sequence ATGATCATCGATATCTTGAAGAACGCATCTGACTATGTCGCCCTCAATCCCCACTTTGCCAAAGCATTCGCCTTCCTCAACCGGGAAGACCTTGCCGATCTCGAAGTCGGCAGACATGACGTAGACGGTCAGAATGTCTACGCTGTCGTTGCCAAAGGACACGGTCGTAAAGCCGAGGAAGCGCTCATCGAGACTCATGATCACTATATTGATATTCAATTTGTACTGCGGGGAACGGACTCCATCGGATGGAAAGCGCGACACGACCTGGGACCAACAATCCAGGCTTCAGACCCACGCAGCGATGTGGACTTCTATGAAGATCCACCCACACATTGGACAGACATTACGCCGGGTATGCTTGGCATATACTTCCCGGAAGACGGTCATATGCCGATGATCTCGGAAGGAGAACTTCACAAGGTTATCGTGAAGGTGGCCATGAAGTAA
- a CDS encoding TrkH family potassium uptake protein: MRIKFLSPYWLPVWFFAGAILIGTIILHLDVSHPGGPLSFVDALFTATSAMCVTGLIVVDTGSFFSVLGQDVILILIQFGGLGIMTFTTLFIYLFGKHVSLGDRMAVGQSLLHDPSFSLVKFLGRIVIATFVLEGLGAFALWWMDPIGFSPYSAIFHSVSAFCNAGFSLYSDSLSQWSNHAGINMVFIVLITAGGLGFYVLYECSSLLKKMILNKRAIRRGVPLLSWHSSIVLKTSFFLVIAGAIVIFSAESAANNAPASMSERVLTALFQSVTCRTAGFNTVDIGSMSNVSLVFMMGLMLIGGSPGSCAGGIKTTSFRALCSFVVAQFKGHSQVKVSRFALSSEALNKVLTLFMVSVLLVILGTMVLTTLESAGASYLMGRGKFMVNMFEVISAFGTVGISTGLTANLNTAEKVMIIVLMFVGRLGPMWLLSALQSWQTERRYKLPTGDLPLG; the protein is encoded by the coding sequence ATGCGAATCAAGTTTTTATCTCCATATTGGTTGCCCGTATGGTTCTTTGCCGGGGCTATTTTGATTGGGACGATTATCTTGCATCTGGATGTCAGTCATCCCGGTGGCCCTTTGTCCTTTGTTGATGCCTTGTTTACTGCGACTTCCGCCATGTGTGTGACCGGGTTGATCGTGGTTGATACCGGGTCTTTTTTTTCTGTGCTCGGCCAGGATGTCATCCTGATTCTTATTCAATTTGGTGGATTGGGAATTATGACGTTCACCACGCTTTTTATCTATCTTTTTGGCAAGCATGTTTCTCTTGGTGACCGAATGGCAGTGGGACAAAGTCTGTTACATGACCCCTCGTTCAGCCTGGTGAAGTTCCTGGGGCGGATCGTCATTGCAACATTTGTCCTTGAAGGATTGGGAGCATTTGCCCTCTGGTGGATGGACCCAATTGGATTTTCTCCATATTCAGCAATTTTCCATTCTGTTTCAGCATTTTGCAACGCAGGATTCTCTCTTTATTCAGATAGCTTAAGCCAGTGGAGTAACCATGCGGGTATCAACATGGTCTTCATCGTGCTCATCACTGCCGGAGGGCTGGGCTTTTATGTCCTCTATGAATGTTCGTCATTACTGAAAAAAATGATCCTGAACAAAAGAGCCATTCGTCGAGGTGTCCCACTTCTCAGTTGGCATTCTTCCATTGTACTCAAGACATCATTCTTTTTAGTTATTGCGGGGGCGATTGTTATTTTTTCCGCTGAAAGTGCTGCGAATAATGCTCCAGCGAGCATGAGTGAGCGCGTGCTGACAGCGCTCTTTCAATCCGTGACATGCCGCACAGCGGGATTCAACACTGTCGATATCGGGAGTATGTCCAATGTTTCCCTTGTCTTCATGATGGGGCTGATGCTCATTGGTGGATCTCCGGGGTCCTGTGCCGGTGGTATCAAGACGACCTCTTTCCGAGCACTGTGCAGTTTTGTGGTCGCGCAGTTCAAGGGGCATTCCCAAGTCAAGGTAAGTCGCTTTGCGCTGAGCAGTGAGGCTTTGAATAAGGTCTTGACATTATTCATGGTTTCCGTCCTGCTGGTGATTCTCGGAACCATGGTCCTGACCACACTTGAGAGTGCGGGAGCGTCGTATCTGATGGGGCGTGGCAAATTTATGGTGAATATGTTCGAGGTCATCTCCGCTTTTGGAACGGTGGGAATCTCCACAGGCTTGACAGCTAATCTTAATACAGCGGAGAAAGTGATGATAATTGTCCTCATGTTTGTTGGCAGGCTTGGGCCGATGTGGCTTTTGTCTGCTCTGCAAAGTTGGCAGACAGAGCGACGCTACAAGTTGCCGACAGGCGACCTGCCGCTTGGCTAG
- a CDS encoding chloride channel protein: MPEHSGEPLFERLKRPNIQYLFLAILIGILAGYGAVLFKYILKFMQWLFYQNTEDMVHMADTVPLWMKIVMPGIGGLAVGLVVNFFASEAKGHGVPEVIQAIALRGGRIRKRVAAAKIFASAITIGSGGSVGREGPMVQIGSSIGSSIGQLFKVPSVHMRTMVGCGAAAGIAATFNAPIAGVLFALEIIIGDFGVMQFSPVVLSSVTATTISRYYFGDFPHFKIPEYSIVSLWEFCFYPVLGILTGFVALAFTKILYQCEDWFDAMSIPEWIKPALGGILLGCVFSLFPEVFGVGYGAMNMALTNSMDLWPLFMLIFVKILASSLTLGSGGSGGIFAPSLFMGCMTGGAFGLVLHTLLPGQTAVPGAYALVAMGGVVAGTTYAPITAILIIFEMSGTYSIILPLMLTCITATVMNSTIRRASIYTTRLLRRGIDIEAGRERHLLEHIMVKEVMTSEVVTIPQSMPLEQIVWTFKVKNAPYLHVVDEENRLTGIISFRDIRAVLNEDGLLNLIIAHDLATRELVTVTMDDTLQEALDQITDKGVSQLPVLTSKMRPQLAGTLTESAINAAYNSALVRDELLGNG, from the coding sequence ATGCCGGAGCATAGTGGAGAACCCCTTTTTGAAAGGCTCAAACGACCCAATATTCAGTACCTGTTTCTTGCAATCCTGATCGGAATACTTGCCGGGTATGGCGCTGTCCTTTTCAAATATATTCTCAAATTCATGCAGTGGCTATTTTATCAGAACACCGAAGACATGGTCCATATGGCAGATACAGTGCCTCTGTGGATGAAAATAGTCATGCCTGGCATTGGCGGACTGGCTGTTGGTTTGGTTGTGAATTTTTTTGCCAGTGAGGCCAAGGGGCATGGTGTGCCTGAAGTTATACAGGCCATTGCCCTTCGGGGCGGACGCATTCGAAAACGAGTGGCTGCTGCCAAAATTTTTGCTTCGGCCATTACCATAGGCTCTGGAGGGTCTGTGGGACGTGAGGGGCCGATGGTTCAGATCGGTTCTTCCATCGGTTCCTCCATCGGCCAATTGTTCAAGGTTCCGAGTGTACATATGCGGACCATGGTTGGCTGTGGAGCTGCTGCTGGTATCGCCGCGACCTTCAATGCTCCCATTGCGGGAGTTCTCTTCGCATTGGAGATTATTATCGGTGACTTCGGAGTCATGCAGTTTTCTCCGGTCGTGCTTTCTTCAGTGACTGCGACAACTATCTCGCGCTATTATTTTGGTGATTTTCCCCATTTCAAGATCCCGGAGTATTCCATAGTTTCGTTATGGGAATTTTGTTTTTACCCGGTATTAGGTATTCTTACCGGGTTTGTGGCATTGGCGTTTACAAAAATCTTATATCAGTGCGAAGATTGGTTTGATGCCATGTCCATACCGGAATGGATAAAACCGGCACTGGGTGGCATACTTCTCGGCTGTGTTTTTTCTCTCTTTCCGGAAGTCTTTGGTGTGGGATATGGTGCCATGAATATGGCCCTGACAAATTCCATGGATTTGTGGCCTCTTTTCATGCTTATTTTTGTCAAGATTCTAGCTTCATCTCTGACCTTGGGGTCTGGAGGGTCAGGGGGGATTTTTGCTCCCTCTCTGTTTATGGGGTGCATGACTGGCGGTGCCTTCGGACTGGTCCTTCATACTCTTTTGCCAGGGCAGACTGCTGTTCCTGGCGCATACGCACTTGTCGCGATGGGGGGCGTGGTAGCCGGGACGACCTACGCGCCTATTACCGCTATTCTTATAATATTCGAGATGTCAGGGACTTATTCGATCATACTCCCGCTGATGCTTACTTGTATAACGGCTACGGTCATGAATTCCACGATCCGACGGGCATCTATCTATACGACTCGTTTGCTTCGGCGAGGTATCGATATTGAGGCCGGGCGGGAACGACATCTTTTGGAACACATTATGGTCAAGGAGGTCATGACCAGCGAGGTTGTGACCATTCCCCAGTCCATGCCTCTGGAGCAGATAGTATGGACCTTCAAGGTCAAAAACGCACCATACCTTCATGTTGTCGATGAGGAAAATCGTTTGACCGGCATCATTTCGTTTCGCGATATTCGGGCAGTGTTGAATGAGGATGGTCTGTTGAATCTCATAATCGCCCATGATCTCGCTACTCGTGAGCTTGTGACGGTTACCATGGATGACACCTTGCAGGAAGCATTGGATCAGATCACGGACAAGGGTGTTTCCCAGTTACCTGTTCTAACCTCGAAGATGAGACCTCAACTGGCTGGAACATTAACAGAATCAGCTATCAACGCCGCTTACAATTCAGCTTTAGTCAGAGACGAACTACTGGGGAACGGCTGA
- the gcvPB gene encoding aminomethyl-transferring glycine dehydrogenase subunit GcvPB — translation MKTIFDKSVAGREGCWPCEGMAEEAYIPSELLRSGEIGLPSASELDVVRHFTKLSQRNFGVDGNFYPLGSCTMKYNPKFTENAAALPGFTRLHPVLPQLQGAGGLCQGALEVMYETESLLSELTGMSAYTLHPMAGAHGELTGVMLMAAYHKDKGNKKTKIIVPDSAHGTNPASAAIAGYEVISIESRDGIVDPKALAEVLDDQVAGMMMTCPNTLGLFEKHLPEIVRMLREVDALLYYDGANLNAIMGKMRVGDVGFDIVHLNLHKTFATPHGGGGPGSGPVGVSEKLVPYLPISRVAKQEDGQFFLDYNYPKSIGYISPFYGNFGVVLRAYAYILRLGGPGLARATENAVLAANYMRKRLADHFEVPYNRICMHEFVASASAQAEKGIRALDIAKALLDKGHHAPTVYFPLIVPESIMIEPTETENKETLDAFIDDLIDIVTMVDTNPDAIHAAPVTLPVTRLDETKAARSMELTDDL, via the coding sequence ATGAAGACCATATTCGATAAATCAGTTGCCGGGCGCGAAGGCTGCTGGCCTTGCGAAGGAATGGCGGAAGAGGCCTATATTCCCTCGGAACTGCTGCGAAGCGGCGAAATAGGTCTCCCTTCAGCATCCGAATTGGACGTAGTGCGACATTTCACTAAACTTTCCCAGCGTAATTTCGGTGTGGATGGGAATTTCTACCCTTTAGGGTCCTGTACCATGAAGTATAACCCTAAATTTACCGAAAATGCCGCTGCCCTTCCCGGTTTTACCCGGTTACATCCTGTTTTGCCCCAACTCCAGGGAGCTGGTGGATTGTGCCAGGGCGCACTTGAAGTCATGTACGAGACAGAATCCCTGCTATCCGAATTGACAGGGATGTCCGCATACACCCTGCACCCCATGGCCGGAGCCCACGGCGAGCTGACCGGAGTCATGCTCATGGCTGCCTACCACAAGGACAAAGGGAACAAAAAAACCAAAATCATTGTCCCCGACTCGGCGCATGGAACCAACCCCGCGTCAGCTGCCATCGCAGGATATGAAGTCATCAGTATCGAGTCACGCGATGGCATCGTGGACCCAAAGGCCTTGGCCGAAGTGCTTGATGACCAGGTGGCGGGAATGATGATGACATGCCCCAATACATTGGGTCTGTTTGAAAAACATCTTCCCGAGATTGTCAGGATGCTCCGGGAAGTTGATGCTTTGCTGTACTATGACGGCGCAAATCTGAATGCCATCATGGGCAAGATGCGCGTTGGTGATGTCGGTTTCGATATTGTCCACTTGAATTTGCACAAAACCTTTGCCACCCCTCACGGCGGAGGTGGTCCGGGTTCTGGTCCGGTTGGCGTCAGCGAGAAGCTGGTCCCCTACCTTCCCATTTCTCGCGTTGCGAAACAGGAGGACGGACAGTTCTTTCTTGATTACAATTATCCAAAATCCATCGGCTACATTTCGCCATTTTACGGAAACTTTGGTGTTGTGCTGAGAGCCTACGCCTACATCCTGCGCCTCGGTGGTCCGGGGTTGGCTCGCGCCACGGAAAATGCGGTTCTGGCCGCCAACTACATGCGAAAACGACTGGCCGATCATTTTGAGGTGCCATACAACCGCATCTGCATGCATGAATTTGTCGCCAGCGCATCGGCCCAAGCCGAAAAAGGCATCCGGGCGCTTGATATAGCCAAGGCTCTTCTGGATAAAGGACATCATGCGCCGACGGTATACTTCCCGCTCATTGTTCCCGAATCAATTATGATCGAACCCACGGAAACCGAAAACAAGGAAACCTTGGACGCATTCATTGATGATCTCATTGATATTGTCACAATGGTGGATACAAACCCGGATGCCATCCATGCCGCTCCTGTCACGCTTCCCGTAACAAGATTGGATGAAACCAAAGCCGCCCGCTCCATGGAGCTGACCGATGACTTATGA